The proteins below are encoded in one region of Pseudomonadota bacterium:
- a CDS encoding sarcosine oxidase subunit delta — protein MLLITCPWCGERDQTEFHCHGEAFIARPANALDMTDEEWGDYVFFRKNVKGIHYERWSHDHGCGRWFIAVRNTATDEFLGFYKPGEEIPAFELEGA, from the coding sequence ATGCTGTTGATCACTTGCCCTTGGTGCGGCGAGCGCGACCAAACGGAATTCCATTGCCACGGCGAAGCGTTCATAGCCCGGCCTGCGAATGCACTCGACATGACCGACGAGGAATGGGGCGACTACGTGTTTTTTCGCAAGAACGTGAAGGGTATCCACTACGAGCGTTGGTCCCACGACCACGGTTGTGGTCGCTGGTTCATTGCAGTTCGAAACACGGCCACTGACGAGTTTTTGGGTTTCTACAAGCCGGGTGAAGAGATTCCGGCTTTTGAGTTGGAGGGCGCATGA